The sequence CCTGTCAGCCCTTCAGAAATTGCTGACCTGGAGGAGTAAAAGAGGAAGGTGAAGTGTTTTGAGTCCTGAGCTTACTTTCCATGTTACTTTGCATCCAGAAGATTTGTAGCTGCTCTGTTTGCTCTGAAACCAGCAGATAAACTGAATCCTAATGAATCCCTTAATGTCTTGCTGAAGAAGCAGTCAGCCATTTACAAATTTTCTGGTTACAAAGCCAGAAAATGAAGGTGAGCGAGACTGCTGATTTCTAATTTGCTCTTCTGTTAATTCTGCTAATGCGGGTTTTCTGTCCAGGAGATGAACTACCTGAGCTGGACAACATGGCTGACTACTGGTTGGGCTCCATTGCCAGAGCTACAATGCAGACTTACTGCGAAGTCATCCTGCAAATACCAGAGCTCACAGTGCATTCAACAAAGCAGCTTTCCACAGACATTGGTAAGCCCAGTGCACGCGTTGTCCTGGGAAGTGTTGCTGTGACACATGCGTTCTTTCATCGCTTTAGAAACTGCAGTGTGGGTTTCTCGTTCAGTTGTGAGCGTGTTTATCTGGCAGATTGCATGGAGGAGTGAGTGGTTCACAGCTTTTGCAGTGCTTGGTTGCATCCCTCTTTGAGGGAAGGGTGTTTCCAGTAAGCACTCCTGcttctttcctgctctgctttttctgactGTGAAAGCCAGAGTCATTCTGAATGGAGATGATTTCCTTACAGCCAGTCTTAGCAAATTTATATGTAACCTTTTCTGTCTGACACTGCCCTTTCCCTCCTTAGCAGAATGCCATGCACTGCCAGTAGATGTCATATATGGAATATGCAGTGCGTACTGAGTCTGTTGGGAATTGCTGTAGTGGGCTACAAAGAGGGCACCTGGTTGATTTCTTCCATCCTCATGATAGCTAAAGCAGGGGAAATCAGCTGCAGGCTTTCTAAAAGTCATTGTGGAGCACCTCACCATCATCCTTTGTTACCAAACCTGTCAGATCTGCTCCTCTGCGAAGATTAacttccagctcctctgctctgaaggTGTTAGGTGACTGAAGTTACTTTCAACATGGAGAAACTTTCAAGAACAAAGTGAGAGACAGTTGGTGTGTATCTGCCTCTGCCTTCTCCCACGTCATGCAGAGCGACCGAGGGAGGACTGATGGGAAGGTGTTGGGAAAGTGATTCTGTAGTACGTTGAGATGTTTTTTCTTATCTGAAGTTCATGGTAGTGACACCACAAGACCACTGCAGCTACTGGTAACACAAGTTATTTTCAAAGCTCTTTGCCTTTGAAAATACAATTGTGATCTGTGACCGTGGTGACTGACCACCCTGGGAATGTCATGTGCAGATCAGAAACGTGGCAGAATGTGGCTCAGCCCTCCAAAGAAAGCAGTTATCTGAGCTAGCCTACAGGAAGCCAGAAATACTCATCAGTACAGTTAGGTTCCAAAtacactgcagtttttctgtaGTTTTGAGCTAGCAGTGGCAGAATTCTGGCCATCACGAAGAACAACTTCCATTTGGGTGCTGTTTGCACAGAGCTTGTTGCCCGTTCAAATACGTGTACATCTTTCATTTTGCAGATTATCTAATAAACGTGATGGATGCCCTTGGCCTTCAGCCATCGAGAACACTGCAGAATATTGTAACTCTGTTGAAGGCAAAGCCGGAGGACTACAGGCAAGCTGCAAAAAGTGTGCCTCGCAGGATGGCCAGCAGCATTGCTGCAATGAGGGGCCTGGAGTGTTAGCTGTAATGCCCACGCTGCTGGGCGCGGTTCGAGGGCTGAACTggttttggtttcctttttaaTTCCATACCGACTTTGCGAGGACTGTGAAAACGTCTCTGGAAATGAGAAGGATTCATTTCTGAATAACGTCTAATAAAAACCTTTGTCTAGGAAACGCTGGTTCCATTTTCCCATCTTTAAAAGCGTGGAAAGGTCTCCTGCAACCAGATTTACCAAAAGCTTCCTAGATGATCTTGAACAGGCCGAATAGTGCTCACCTCTAAGCAGAAACGTTCTGCTGCTCGCTGGGATGTCCGTGCTTCGTGGCGGTGAGATGACTGGATTTGGCTGAACAGCTTAATCAATTCTGAATCAGAAATTACGGGGTAGGTGCAACAAAGATCAACTGATTGGAAGCCCTCTTACCTGGGGGCGGTGGTCCTTGCTCAAGTCTGTTATTGTTCACAATGTGAAGAAGGCAGTCTCGTCACTTAGCAGAACAGCCATGATCATGCTGAATCCTGAGGATAAAACCAGTTTTGTAGGTTGTTTCTTTTGAGATCGATGCGTTCTACTGAAAGCTGTGAAGATTGTAAGAAATTGAAAGCgagctttgttttcttgtcaaATGCATTAAAACTGGGACTGCCACATCTGCCCCTCTTCCCCAGCAGttctctgtgtgtttctgtcactcaacactttttttctgtgcacatGGGTAACCTGCACATACAGGCTTATATTTTACCAGGGATATGTGTAAAGTGAAAGTGGGTTCCTTTGCTGTTCTCACCTGGACTGGGGTGATGTTTTACTGacaaaaaaatgtagtttgGGGAAGTGAGGAGAGCGGGTTTGCTTTATAAACAGTTTTTGGACTGTGCTCTGAAACGTTTTCAGTTCCAAAATTTGCAGGAAATTGAACCATGTCTTCTGTAATGCTCTTTTCTTGGTGCTGTCTTCTgttaaattattattctttttgaaaGCCTGTTCAGAACTCTTCCAGTGAGGGGGAAATCTGGTGCTGTGCTGAACTTGGGCTCCTTGGGTGCTTGTTTGGCTGTGCTTTGCCCCTGTGCAGTGCGAGCTGAGCCTTCCTGcggctgcactgctgcagcagcgaGAGCAAACCCTTCGCACACGTACACTTATCTGCCTGATGCAATCAGTCCATTTGGGGGAGAGAGCCAAACTAGTAAAGAACCTAAGTCAAGTACCTGAGACACTTTCCACTTTTATTAGTTGTCAGACGCCCTCAATAAACCAGCAGTAACTGGAATAGTAAACTGTCCACGTCCTGCCCGAGTACATGCTGTTCCAATTTGCCATCGGGGTGAGAGGGGCGAATCTCATTGTTTGTGCCTCTCCCATCTTTTTCCTGCCTCGCAACTAGAAAGCGAGGGTTTCTGTGGCTGTCTCACCTGCTGTTACTGCAGTGCAGAGGGCAAATGGCCCCGGGCAGGCGCCCAGCTGGGGCCAAAGGTGCATGGAGCTGAAGTTGCTGGGCGCTGCCTTGTGTTCTTGCTGCCGCTGCACCAACTCAGGCCAGGGCTGTGGGGGTTCCCAGTGTGTCCAAAAGCATCTCATCCTGAAACTTTAAAGATTAATTGAGTTGTTGTTGTCTTGCAGCTGTACCTGCAGCAGCCCTAGACCAGCTTTGCACCTGTAATTAAGGGGTTgactttttcacagaattttgaACACAGACGTTCCTTGCAGAGAAGACACATCGGTGACAGTGCAGCTGAAGCAAAGGAGCCATTGTCCCCAGTGGGTGAATAATAGGTAGCCACAGTGCTCCTAATTACAGATGTAAAGAGGATATTAAGAAGTGGCGATGCTGTTTGCTATTTGTATACCTGCTCCCTTCAGCTCTCTGTATCCTGTGCCCATAGCACCAGTTGTAGGTAACCTGAGAGCATTTTCCTGTGGTGATGGCAGGGTGCAGCCCCTGCTCGCTGGTCACCCAAGGCCTGCACCCTGGAGCCTTTCTTTAGCCCTTCAGTAGCAAAGGGAACTTGAGTCGTGAAGATGATATTCTGTTTGAACGCTCAGGGACTCCGTGCTCCAGGCAATTAGTCGAGGTAAATCTGTCCCTCTGTATCTTTCTTTGTTTGCTGATATGCgtggaaaaggaaatgtaagCAAAAAGGCTGTGGGCAGCGGTAACTGGTTCTCGCCCATGCGAATGTGGCAACCTGGAACAGGCTCCTGCTTTAAGAACAGCTTGTCATGGAAGGCTGCTGAGATTTCAtaaactttgcttttctgagccACGCTTCcacctgtgtgtgtgcaggcCGGGACCCTTCCCTggtcagaaacacagaaaagggGCTGTGCAAATGGCagtaacaaaaacagaacagagcagtgAGCTCTGCAAGAAGCGTTTGTGTCTGGGCCAGAATTTCACCTCCACTTGTTTTTGTGCGCAGTTGTCACAGTTCAGTGCTTAGCGTGCACAAGATGAGGCGCTTTGTGCTGTGAACATGTGTCTGGACATGGGAGCATCGTGGGAGGTGGTTGGTGGCAGCCAGGCTCGCTGCCTCTGCGGGCAGCGCTGGGACCCGcgggcagggaggtgctgggacCCGTGGCTGCCGCGCTGGGAACCATGCCCAGGACATCATGTTCCTGGCCCTGTGATTTAACCACACGATCATGTTTCCTCTTGAAGTTGTGCACGGGTACTTCAATAACGTAGGTCTTCGgcaaggaggaggtggtggtgctggtggtgggcaCGAAGGCCCCAGGGAATGCGTAGTGTGAACCCAGCTGGGCATAGGCACCAATGGCCCCGGATCAGCCCCTCGCCCAcgagctgctgctcagcacctgctGCCAACAGGAACCTCTCCAATGGAGACTTTTCAAtgaatttgtttgtttattgctgAGAATGGGACTGTGAATGGCTTGGCACTTCCTCCCCGCACCTGAAGCTTTATCGCGTCTGGAGTATTTATCTCTGACACACATTAACCGGCATGCCCACCTGCAGGCAGCATTAGCAGCTCCTGAGCAGCAAACCCAGACTACAAACAGAGCGTGCGAGGCCTCCAAGCAGCAGAGGGATGTTCTTTCCACTCTGTTTACATTAGCGTCATTTAGACGTGGAAATACCATGACCTCAAGCCAAGAGCGGCTTAGCCCGTGTCCTGGTTCAGCCTTTGATGCAGTCTCCTTGGAGCACCGGGCATGCTACCCCTGCCCAGGGGGCTGTAACAATGCCTGCCTGATGCCCACCTGCACTACTCCAGCACTGCCTCCTCATCCCCAGcatcctccagctctgctgtacCTAGGAAATCAGCACCCgctgagctggagctgtgcgCAACCATGTTGTGTCGGAGAGAAGCACCGACCTACCACTGTGTACCAGCACTGATTCATACCAGCTCCACGTGCTAAAGCCAGAGCCCGACGCTGACTGAGATTTACTGCGGGATTTATTAGACAGAGCTTCTTCAGTGAGCGTTTTAAGGAAGGGGAGGGGGCGAGGGCTGCTGGCTCTCTCCTGCCTTGGATGAAGCTCTGGCGGTCACTCAGCCCAAACGGAGGCATCCCCGTGGTGGCTGGCTGCAGGACGCTGCTCCTCGCTCTCGGTGTCGCTGTCCATGCCCGGGCTGTGCGGCGGCTGCACGCGCAGCGAGTCATAGTTGGGCGGGGGGGTGCCGGGCTCGGGGGGCAGCGCCTCTCCCTGCGCCGCAGCGCCGGCCTCCTCATGCTGGAAGCCCAGGTTGGTGTGAGCCTCCACCAGCTCCGACACCGTCGGTGGCACGTCTGGGTACCGTGCCCGTGCGCGCTTCTGCTTCAGGCCCTTGCACCAGCTGATGACATTGATGATGGTGATCCACAGCGAGTCGATGATGATTTCCCCGAACTCGATGAGGCACAGCACGGAACCCCCCATCCAGAACCCGAACTGGCCTCCTAGGCTCGACAGCAGCCACACGATCTGCAGGCGGGAGCAGGGAGGAAGCGTCACTGGGGCCGAGCTCGTGGGGCTGAGCTCGTGGCACCGTGTGGACACTCACCGTGGTGGCGGCCGACTCCGAGATCGTCCGGTAGTTGTACTCCTGGAAGTAAATGTTCAGCTTGATGATGCCGTTCCTGCAACACACAAAGCGGGAGCTCCGAGCAAACCTGCACTGCGAGCATCCCACGCGTGCATTCCATCTGCACGTGGGGATGGGTTGCTCTGAGCCACACCGTAACTGCTTGCAATGCAAGCTTGTGCCTGGTGCAGGGAAAGGTTAAGAAGTGCTTCCGGCTGTGAAGTGTGTGCTGGGGGCAGACGCAGTTCTGCTCCTGAGCAAGCACGTGTGCACCTGGAGCTTTCTGTGGGGCTGTCTGCTTGGGTTTTCCCCACCTGCCTCAGTCAGGGCAGGGCCCCTGCTCAGTCCCGGCTGCTTGTGCTCTGGGGGCATGGAAGGAACCGATGCTGAGTCCCAGGTAATCACTGCTCGGTGTCTGCCCCGCACGCAGCGAgtcacagcacacacacagcatgcGGGAGCCTGGGTGGTGCCGGTGGGCGTTTGCTCACCGTGCGCAAGTTGAGCAtctctttgttttgctctgctttgttttcaaggcCTGGCATGAGGGCAGGACGGGGTTAGGGCTCTGTACCACCCCAGAGTGCTGTGTTGCAACATGTGGGTTAACGCGAGGCCTCCGCAAGAACAGGCTTGTCAGGCGGGCTAAGCAGTGAGCGCCACGGGAGCTGTGTGTGCTCCCACATTTGGCCGTTCCTTTCCTCCTCGTAACTCAGGGTTTGGGTTATCAGTGGGTAACTCATCAGCTCCCCTGGTTGCAGCGcagccccatcctgctgcagaTGGCAGCGCAGACATGGGTATGAACGCAGCCATCCAGGAGCTGAACCCCAGCGGTTCGGCGCGTCAGGCTGCTGGATGCAACCGATGGGGCATGCTGTGGTTAATGTTCCTTTTGATTTAACTAACTGCGCGTTTGGGTCTGTGTCTGACCCAGCTCGTTCTGACGGGGAGCAGAGCATGTGCACGAAGCGCAGCTGAGGATCGCTTTATGTATCTTCCAGGCAAGCGCGTGCCACAGCTTGTTCTCCCGTCTGCGTTAGCGCGTGTGCTCTGGCTGGTGGCCAAGGCTCATGTAAATCTAATGTTAACAGGCGCAGTAGAGAAGATAAAGTGGTTGTTCCTTTCACTTACCTGTCCAGAGTCACATTTGTTGACATATCCCTTTCATAAGACAAAATATGGAAAATCCAGTCCTAGGAAAACAGAACTCATTCAGAGCCGAGGAGCAGCGCTCTGTCTAAGCACTTGCCGGGGCAGGAACCCAGCGAAGGAGGAAACCCATCCCGAATAGCCCTGTTCTAACGCAGCTCTGTTGCATTAACAGCACGAGGAAGCGTTGCGCAAGGCGGTGCCACCGTAGTGTTTCACCCCTCGCGCCCGGTGCCAGGCTCTGTTTGCTGGCTGAACACGTGTAATTGAGTGCCGAGGCGCTGGCTACCTGAGCATTAGCTCTAAAAATACGGCGTGATTCACGTGCTTTCCAGCAGGTGGTTATTAACGACTGCTTCAAAACAAGACATCGGAGTTACCTCGGAAGCCTCCGAGGGCCAGTCTGCCATGGAGATGGTCATCTTGTACTGCGTGTcactggaaagaggaaaggagaacgTGAGGACCGGGCTTCCCCTGCTCTGGAGTCACTGGGACTTCAGTGCCATTCAGACAGCAGCCCCACGTGGGTTTCTGCAATTGTAAAGATGCGAGAATTGATGGGAGACGAAATGCAGGATTCCCTCCACCGTTACAGCTGCCAGAAGTGGTTTAAGCACTTACTTGCATGTTTCCTTACAAGAGTCAATGCAAATTTGTCTGTGTCTTATGCTCGATCTCAGTGATGAATAGCAATACGCTGTTTggtgaaaacaaaaagccaaagcaTCTGTTCAGATAAGAACCCCGCTTACTGGATTGTATTAATTTCCCTCAAGCAGTATTTAAATACTCCCTCTAAAAGAAActtgcacaaagcagcagccaaCCGAGTGCCTTTCTGCAGGCAGCGCTGAGCCCAGGGCctgagcagagccagggctgcagccccagcgccAGCAGGAGCTCAAGCAAAAGCATTCAGCTGCAGGACTTGCAGCAGCAACAAGGCACAGTCTGATCCCTCCCTCCTTGTGCCCGCGCCCTGGGAGCTGTGTGGTTGGTTTCGTTCGCGTCCTTACCCCAGCCAGGGTTATCTTCGTTATTGCAGTAAGTTACCCCTTCCGGTAAAGGAAACATGTAGTGACCACAGCCACAGATTTCTGTCATGTGGTTCTGGAAACAGGAGCGTAGGCAAgcctggaaaaagggaagagagagctGCTTAGAAGTGGGATGTACTTTCCTGTGTTGCTCGGAGAACTGCCCTGCTCCAGGCACGCTCCTTGCTTTGGTTCTCCTGCACGGAGCAGAATGCTCTGGGGCTACGTGTGCTTGGaggccagcactgctgtggggctgagctgcggggctgtgctgctgctatggggctgtgctgctgtggggctgagctgcagcccccactgagctcctccagcagaGGCAGCCCTTTGCAGGCAGCACTGTGTCTGCAGTCTGTCATCCAGGGGGGATTGCATCTGCAAGATGAGGTGGGTGAATTAGCCAGCATGCTTACAGTTGCTCTGCAATTACACTTTTCTTTATGGTGCATTTTTACTACTGCTAATCTGGATTTTAAAACACGTTGTAGTGGCAAGTTAACTGGGGGGTAATTCACCTTGCAGGTATAGAAGGAGCTAAATGCCTGCTCCTGGGCACAGAAGAAAGTAGTTATTGTAGGGTTTCGTGGCAGCAACATAGAGCTTCCAAAATGGAATAAGAATGCCCTATTTTATCCGTAGACACGACTGTTGTCTCCAGGTTTGCTATCGCCTACTGACAAAGGGCTGGTTTTCACTTTAAAGCcaagactttaaaaatattttgacataaAGAGCAGGTTTTAGAAATCTGAATGATCTTATCTGGGCATCTGTGTCTCTCCTGGAAGggatggcagctgcagctctgccagcatgccatccagggctgcagcacggcCGTTAGCTCAGCGAGGCGTGACCTTAATCATCAGAGATCGGAGTGGGACTTTTTGTGAAACAATGCACAAAGCAATAACGAAGTCTATGAGAAGATAATTGAATTTAAGAGCTCTGGCGAGGCAGGGCAAGCAGAGAATGTCTGCGTAATGAGAAACGCGTACAGGGTTTGCTGTGAGAAAGGCTGGTTTTGCTGAGAGGTCTCTGAAGTGACGTGAATGATGCGGGCACAGAAGCCCAGTGAGCATTTAGCAACTCCTAAGTAATAACGCAGCCATCTCAAGTATTTGCTTAAACGCTATACAAGCATCTTAGGAGGAAAGGTGAAGTGGTCCAGTTGTTGGGATTACACAAAGGCAGAAATATTACAAAAACCTTGCTAGACCAAACCTCTTCGACTTGTCTGAGATGTGTTCCTCAGTCATCTGTAAATAACCCCAAAATGGCTTTGATGTTTTCCTTATTGCGGGGTCTCacccttctcccttctgttaCAGCCTGTTACAAATTAACCAGCGCTCCATGTTTGCACTATGCTTTTATTAGGGAGCCAAGGTTTACAAACACTCAACTTTCTCATCCCAAttttaaagtgaagaaaagacaaagctcTGTCTTCATGGCCTGTGCAAAACAAGCAGGGCCTCTCAGTGTGAAAAAGGACTTAATTCTCTTGAGAAGGATTGAGAGACAGAACCCTGCAGTGTGTTCATCCCCATTGGGATAAGccctgctccttgctctgcGAGCCGCTTTGGATAGAGAATGGTGGCTGCAGATGACACCACGCTGTCTGCCAAAGCAACGTTACTAACCTCTTGATGTAAGTTTTTATAATTGTGTTATcaagttttcttcctgcaaCACAGAGTTATTTCCACTGGGTCCGCCAGATTGTTCCCAAACCTGGGGCTTCTGCGTGCTCGGACTCGAGCTCTGAACTGCTGTGCTCCCTTCACTGTCATTGCTGAGCCTCTGGGAGCCTGGCACACCTGGCACGAATGCGAACTGCTTTGAAGATTTTCCCTAAAAGCCTGTGCTTGATTTACAGTCACGTTTTACCTGTATGGAATAGGAGGTATTGTACTCGCTGTAGAGGTTCTTCACCGGGACGTCAGAGCCGTTCATGGTGCAGTCGCTGTAGGGATAGCCCATCCGCTCCAGCTCATCCTGGGGGAGAACCCAAGCAGCAAAGCTCTGAGCTCGCCCTGCAGGCCCGGGAGGAGCTATGCCTTGCGGGGCTCCCGTAAGGCTTTGATAAAGCACTTTGCCAGGACAGTTACATAAAAGTCTCCATAAACCGTTCCAGCCCGTAGCTAGTGTGTGCCTCGACTCTTTTGGTTTGAGCCAGTTCAGCCAAGACTTAAAACAAACTTGGTTGCGGTCCCATCAGATAACATTATTCTCAGACAATCTGCTCCAGAGGAATGCCACACATACCACTAACACGCCGATGGAGGTTTCTGTCCCAGCCATGGCATAGATGCCCTGATCCTTAAGGAAGGGGAAGCTCTTCTGTTGGTGCAGCATCAGCCGTGCCCCGGCGGCGGATGACAGGTAGGGGATGTAGTCTTGCTGGCTGATGTCCAGAATTAACTTCAGCCCTGCGACACCAGGCAAAacgttcagaaaaaaaaacaaactatgagcatcttttcctctccctgtgcACAGAAATCTCCATTCCTTGAGGGGAGAACCCACGTCTGTCTGTCACATCGCCCTTATGCGTGGGTAAATAAGCTTGATGGCAAACACACAGAATGGAAGTACCCCCTGAATGCTCAGCCATTCCCTCACGCTTTGGCTTGCCAGATGTCACACTTCTGCTAGCTGCAGTCACACCAATTGTCTCTATGCAGTCAATTTTCCCACTGGGGGCTTATCCCCTCTGGAAAAGTTACTCCCTGCTATTGTGCTctagagaaacagaaatcataaaTCTGTTACAGGTAACAGAATTTGCCACTGAGAGACAGAACAGTTCCCAGCAGTTCTGTTCCTTTAACTCCTCCTGCTTTAGTGGAGCTTTCTCTTACCAAACTCGGCTCCTGGGTTGGAAGAATTCAAAGCCTCTTTGTCCATGCCCCAGTTAAAGATGTAGCAGTTACCGTGGTCTGGGTGATAGATTTGGGTGAAATTCCTGGAAGAATCATACACATCAAACTGTGACTCTCAGGGAGAGCTAAAGGGTTAGAAAATAATGCATCTGGTGAGGCTGGATTTGGGCAGCTAGGCCTGGGATTCACTTTAAATGGCTTCACGTGTTGAATGCTTGCATAGAAATTTCAGCTGACTTAATTTCAATCAATCtgctgttgggaaaaaaaaaaaaaagaaaagccaggtACCGGCATGGACTGAAGCACAGCTGGTGCTGGTGAGAATAATGATTTGTCGTAATGGAAAGGAATA comes from Numida meleagris isolate 19003 breed g44 Domestic line chromosome 13, NumMel1.0, whole genome shotgun sequence and encodes:
- the SCNN1B gene encoding amiloride-sensitive sodium channel subunit beta → MVLGLWPRGDSRMNLKKYFVRALHRLQKGPGYTYKELLVWYCDNTNTHGPKRIIKEGPKKKVIWFFLTLLFASLVFWQWGILINTYLSYNVTSSLSIGFKTMKFPAVTVCNANPFKYSEVRPLLKELDKLIEAALERILQPAHGDPISPLLLNSSNATEGLDLELWNQIPLVLIDEQDKDNPVIVEIFESNQSAAGNQTATPPAPANMTSEEKKYKLAVKLCSHQGSNNCTYRNFTSAAQAVTEWYILQSTSILSKVPLQERIRMGYQAEDMILACLYGAEPCNYKNFTQIYHPDHGNCYIFNWGMDKEALNSSNPGAEFGLKLILDISQQDYIPYLSSAAGARLMLHQQKSFPFLKDQGIYAMAGTETSIGVLVDELERMGYPYSDCTMNGSDVPVKNLYSEYNTSYSIQACLRSCFQNHMTEICGCGHYMFPLPEGVTYCNNEDNPGWAYCYSSLRSSIRHRQICIDSCKETCNDTQYKMTISMADWPSEASEDWIFHILSYERDMSTNVTLDRNGIIKLNIYFQEYNYRTISESAATTIVWLLSSLGGQFGFWMGGSVLCLIEFGEIIIDSLWITIINVISWCKGLKQKRARARYPDVPPTVSELVEAHTNLGFQHEEAGAAAQGEALPPEPGTPPPNYDSLRVQPPHSPGMDSDTESEEQRPAASHHGDASVWAE